A window of the Brassica napus cultivar Da-Ae chromosome C5, Da-Ae, whole genome shotgun sequence genome harbors these coding sequences:
- the LOC106452725 gene encoding adenine/guanine permease AZG1, translating into MEQELPSSTRTKPKLLNRLNTYVGSSRVGKRFKLAERNSTFTTELRAGTATFLTMAYILAVNASILSDSGGTCSVSDCVPLCSNPTIPPSQCTGPGLRLIQPDVTCKFDPVNPGYASCVEGIRKDLIVATVAASLIGCVIMGLMANLPLALAPGMGTNAYFAYTVVGFHGSGSISYQTALAAVFIEGLIFLFISAVGFRAKLAKLVPKPVRISSSAGIGLFLAFIGLQNNQGLGLVGYSPSTLVTLAACPTTSRASLAPVITSANGTVSLIPGGSVSGDIMCLHGRMESPTFWLGIVGFVIIAYCLVKNVKGAMIYGIVFVTAVSWFRNTEVTAFPNTPAGDAAHEYFKKVVDVHVIKHTAGALSFSGISEGHFWEALVTFLYVDILDTTGTLYSMARFAGFVDERGDFAGQYFAFMSDASAIVIGSLLGTSPVTVFIESSTGIREGGRTGLTAITVAVYFFLAMFFTPLLASIPAWAVGPPLILVGVMMMKSVTEIDWGDMREAIPAFVTMIMMPLTYSVAYGLIGGIGTYVVLHLWDWGEEGMVRLGFLKRKVEEEDNSNGVAKISETHTSV; encoded by the coding sequence ATGGAGCAAGAACTACCTTCTAGTACCAGAACCAAGCCCAAGCTACTAAACCGACTCAACACTTACGTCGGTTCAAGCCGAGTTGGCAAACGATTCAAACTCGCCGAACGGAATTCAACTTTCACGACGGAGCTCCGCGCCGGCACGGCGACTTTCCTCACCATGGCCTATATCCTCGCCGTGAACGCCTCCATCTTATCTGACTCCGGCGGCACCTGCTCTGTTTCCGACTGTGTTCCCCTCTGCTCAAACCCAACGATCCCACCTTCCCAGTGTACCGGACCGGGTCTCCGACTGATCCAACCGGACGTAACGTGTAAATTCGACCCGGTTAACCCCGGTTACGCATCGTGCGTGGAAGGAATCCGAAAGGATCTAATCGTCGCCACCGTGGCGGCGTCTCTGATCGGGTGCGTGATCATGGGGCTGATGGCGAATCTCCCTCTAGCTCTAGCTCCGGGGATGGGAACAAACGCGTACTTCGCCTACACCGTCGTCGGTTTCCACGGATCCGGTTCAATCTCGTACCAAACCGCTCTCGCCGCGGTTTTCATCGAGGGATTAATATTCCTCTTCATCTCCGCCGTAGGCTTCAGAGCGAAGCTAGCGAAACTCGTCCCTAAACCGGTCAGAATCAGCTCCTCCGCCGGAATCGGACTCTTCCTCGCCTTCATCGGTTTACAGAACAATCAAGGACTCGGTTTAGTCGGTTACAGCCCTTCCACTCTCGTCACTCTCGCCGCGTGTCCAACCACGTCACGAGCTTCGTTAGCTCCCGTTATAACGTCGGCTAACGGAACCGTCAGTTTGATCCCCGGAGGATCCGTTTCGGGAGATATCATGTGCCTCCACGGACGCATGGAGAGTCCTACCTTCTGGCTAGGCATCGTCGGGTTCGTGATCATCGCTTATTGTCTGGTGAAGAACGTGAAAGGAGCGATGATCTACGGGATCGTCTTCGTAACGGCCGTTTCGTGGTTCCGTAACACCGAGGTAACGGCGTTTCCCAACACCCCCGCGGGAGACGCGGCTCACGAGTATTTCAAAAAGGTCGTTGACGTCCACGTCATCAAGCACACGGCGGGAGCGTTGAGCTTCTCGGGGATAAGCGAAGGGCATTTCTGGGAAGCGTTAGTGACTTTCCTCTACGTGGATATTTTGGACACGACGGGGACGCTCTACTCCATGGCGAGATTCGCCGGCTTCGTCGACGAGAGGGGAGACTTCGCGGGGCAGTACTTCGCGTTCATGTCCGACGCGTCCGCGATCGTGATCGGATCGCTTCTCGGAACGTCTCCGGTAACGGTTTTTATAGAGTCGTCGACGGGGATACGGGAGGGAGGGAGGACGGGGCTGACGGCGATCACGGTGGCGGTTTATTTCTTCCTGGCGATGTTCTTCACGCCGCTGCTGGCTTCGATTCCGGCGTGGGCGGTCGGGCCGCCGTTGATACTGGTGggggtgatgatgatgaagtcgGTGACGGAGATCGATTGGGGGGATATGAGGGAGGCGATTCCGGCGTTCGTGACGATGATTATGATGCCGTTGACGTACTCGGTGGCGTACGGGTTGATCGGAGGGATAGGGACGTATGTGGTGTTGCATCTGTGGGATTGGGGAGAGGAAGGGATGGtgagattagggtttttgaaAAGGAAAGTTGAAGAAGAGGATAACAGCAATGGAGTTGCCAAAATTAGCGAGACTCATACGTccgtttag
- the LOC106452723 gene encoding phosphoglucan phosphatase LSF2, chloroplastic, with protein MSVVGSKSCIFSLSSHFRENDKSSRLNSINKPSIDPRRFPRNLGVTCKISGRNGAEEIPGKNGVSLSSKNKMEDYNTAMKRLMRSPYEYHHDLGMNYTLIRDELIVGSQPQKPEDIDHLKKEENVAYILNLQQDKDIEYWGIDLDSIVKRCKDLGIRHMRRPAKDFDPLSLRSQLPKAVSSLEWAVSEGKGRVYVHCTAGLGRAPAVSIAYMYWFCDMNLNTAYDALVSKRPCGPNKGAIRGATYDLAKNDPWKEPFESLPENAFEDIADWERKLIQERVRANRGT; from the exons ATGAGTGTCGTTGGAAGCAAGAGCTGTATTTTCTCCCTTTCGAGCCACTTCCGAGAAAATGACAAATCTTCCCGGCTCAATTCGATTAATAAACCATCGATTGATCCAAGAAGATTCCCAAGAAATCTGGGAGTTACCTGCAAAATCTCAGGGAGAAATGGAGCCGAGGAGATTCCAGGGAAGAATGGGGTTTCTCTCAGCTCCAAGAACAAGATGGAAGATTACAATACAGCTATGAAGAGACTGATGAGGAGCCCATATGAATATCATCATGATCTCG GCATGAACTATACATTGATAAGAGACGAACTGATCGTTGGGTCACAGCCACAGAAGCCTGAGGATATAGACCacttgaagaaagaagagaacgTTGCTTACATACTTAACTTGCAACAAGACAAAGACATCGAGTATTGGGGAATCGATCTTGACTCCATTGTCAAAAGATGTAAAGACCTCGGAATCCGTCACATGAGAAGGCCC GCTAAAGACTTTGATCCACTTTCGTTGAGAAGCCAGCTTCCGAAAGCTGTGTCTTCTTTGGAATGGGCAGTGTCAGAAGGTAAAGGAAGAGTTTACGTGCATTGCACAGCCGGATTGGGAAGAGCTCCTGCGGTTTCTATTGCTTATATGTATTGGTTCTGTGACATGaac CTGAACACCGCTTATGACGCATTGGTGTCAAAGCGTCCGTGTGGGCCTAACAAAGGAGCTATACGTGGGGCTACATATGATCTGGCTAAGAATGATCCGTGGAAAGAGCCCTTTGAGAGTCTCCCTGAGAACGCATTCGAGGATATTGCAGATTGGGAGAGGAAGCTGATTCAAGAACGTGTTAGGGCCAACCGTGGAACCTGA
- the LOC106392640 gene encoding probable protein phosphatase 2C 74, whose amino-acid sequence KFLNGSTDHASLFSQQGKKGPNQDAMIVLENFGSMEDTVFCGVFDGHGPYGHIIAKRVRDLLPLKLGSHLESYLSCEEVLKEISLNTADRMTSGSLVQISANGESRVYNKDQDMVQMLLISIVKAYRFMDKELKMQVDVDCFCSGTTAVTMVKQGQHLVVGNIGDSRAVLGTRNKENKLVHFQLTEDLKPDVPAEAARIKRCRGRIFALRDEPGVAHLWLPNHNSHVLAMARAFGDFCLKDFGLIYVPDVSYRRLTEKDEFVVLATDWIWDVLTNEEVVEIVAKAPTRCTAGRALVEATVRNWRWKFPTSKVDDCAVVCLFLDSKPDKLSIASFSVDKHISNGLTEPDTTSTSTPGSGTESPELNGVEESTESTHS is encoded by the exons AAATTCTTGAATGGCTCTACCGATCATGCGTCTCTCTTCTCCCAACAGGGCAAGAAAGGTCCTAACCAGGACGCCATGATCGTCTTGGAG aATTTTGGGTCAATGGAGGACACTGTATTTTGTGGTGTATTTGATGGACATGGTCCTTACGGTCACATTATCGCAAAGAGAGTCAGAGATTTGCTTCCGCTCAAATTAGGCTCTCACTTGGAGTCCTATCTCTCCTGCGAGGAGGTTCTTAAAGAGATCAGCCTCAACACTGCTGACAGAATGACCTCTGGCAGCCTTGTGCAAATATCTGCTAATGGTGAATCCCGAGTCTACAACAAGGATCAGGATATGGTTCAGATGTTGTTGATCTCGATTGTTAAAGCCTACAGATTCATGGACAAAGAATTGAAGATGCAAGTGGATGTTGATTGCTTTTGTAGTGGTACTACTGCAGTTACTATGGTTAAGCAG GGTCAACATCTTGTTGTTGGAAACATTGGGGATTCAAGAGCAGTATTGGGTACGAggaataaagaaaataaacttgtTCATTTTCAGTTAACTGAAGATCTCAAACCAGATGTTCCAG CTGAAGCAGCAAGGATAAAGAGATGCAGAGGACGTATATTTGCTCTCCGGGATGAACCAGGAGTTGCCCACCTCTGGCTTCCTAACCACAACTCACATGTTCTGGCCATGGCGCGTGCTTTTGGAGATTTTTGCCTTAAGGACTTTGGTCTCATTTATGTGCCTGACGTGTCCTACCGACGCCTCACTGAGAAAGATGAATTTGTTGTCTTGGCAACTGATTGG ATATGGGATGTATTGACGAATGAAGAAGTTGTGGAGATTGTAGCGAAAGCACCAACACGTTGCACAGCTGGCCGAGCCTTGGTGGAAGCTACAGTGAGGAATTGGAGATGGAAGTTCCCCACTTCAAAAGTCGATGACTGCGCTGTAGTTTGCCTCTTCCTTGACTCGAAACCAGACAAATTATCAATTGCTTCTTTCTCAGTGGATAAACACATCAGCAATGGCCTTACTGAACCTGATACAACATCAACGTCAACTCCTGGCTCGGGAACCGAATCACCTGAGCTCAATGGTGTCGAAGAGTCGACAGAATCGACACACTCGTGA
- the LOC106452722 gene encoding superoxide dismutase [Mn] 1, mitochondrial-like, producing the protein MAIRSVLSTRTLSGLKETSSKLLGFRGIQTFTLPDLPYDYSALEPAISGEIMQIHHQKHHQTYVTNYNNALEQLDQAVNKGDASTVVKLHSAIKFNGGGHVNHSIFWKNLAPVNQGGGEPPKGALGGAIDTHFGSLEGLVKKMSAEGAALQGSGWVWLGLDKELKKLVVDTTANQDPLVTKGASLVPLVGIDVWEHAYYLQYKNVRPDYLKNVWKVINWKYASEVYESECK; encoded by the exons ATGGCGATTCGTTCTGTATTGAGCACAAGAACCCTATCCGGCCTAAAGGAGACGTCTTCTAAGCTTCTGGGTTTCAGAGGAATCCAGACCTTCACGCTTCCTGATCTCCCTTATGATTACAGCGCGCTGGAGCCGGCGATTAGCGGCGAGATTATGCAGATTCACCACCAGAAGCATCACCAGACTTACGTCACTAATTACAACAATGCCCTCGAGCAGCTTGATCAGGCCGTGAACAAGGGAGACGCTTCCACTGTCGTCAAGCTGCATAGCGCCATCAAGTTCAACGGCGGAG GTCATGTGAACCATTCGATTTTCTGGAAGAATCTTGCTCCTGTCAAT CAAGGTGGTGGAGAGCCACCGAAGGGAGCACTTGGTGGAGCCATTGACACTCACTTTGGCTCTCTTGAAGGTTTGGTGAAAAAGATGAGTGCTGAAGGTGCTGCTCTGCAAGGCTCGGGATGGGTG TGGCTCGGTTTAGACAAAGAACTTAAGAAGCTTGTGGTTGACACAACCGCCAATCAG GATCCACTTGTGACAAAAGGAGCAAGCTTGGTTCCTCTGGTGGGTATAGATGTTTGGGAGCACGCCTACTACTTGCAG TACAAGAATGTGAGGCCGGATTATCTGAAGAACGTGTGGAAAGTGATCAACTGGAAATACGCAAGCGAAGTTTATGAGAGTGAATGCAAGTGA
- the LOC106452719 gene encoding reticulon-like protein B16, producing the protein MRVLDFPMDSSSDIEGDSEGRNEGGGSTSDYRLLGRQVTVHQFMGGGKAADLLLWRRRNHSLGVLVLSTAAWLTFELSGLPILSVSSDVLLIGIIISFVHAQVSSFRNRQADSLPELVLSEEMVNSTAASFRVKLNHLLVMAHDVTVGNDFRLFFKVVICLWLLSAIGSYISFCTLVYIGTILSVTIPALYSKYQRKVDKCCGLIHRQLSHQYKLVDENVISKLSWSLSKDKDS; encoded by the exons ATGAGGGTTCTGGACTTTCCGATGGACAGTTCGAGTGACATCGAAGGTGATTCCGAGGGGAGAAATGAAGGAGGAGGATCCACGTCGGATTATCGATTGCTGGGTCGGCAAGTTACGGTTCATCAGTTCATGGGCGGTGGCAAAG CTGCTGACTTGCTCTTATGGAGGAGAAGAAACCATTCCTTGGGGGTTCTCGTTTTATCAACCGCGGCTTGGCTTACTTTCGAGCTTTCTGGATTGCCTATCTTATCTGTTTCTTCAGATGTGTTACTGATTGGGATCATAATATCATTCGTCCATGCACAGGTTTCTTCTTTTAGGAATAG ACAGGCGGATTCGTTACCAGAGCTTGTTCTATCCGAGGAAATGGTTAATAGTACTGCAGCTTCCTTCCGTGTAAAACTCAACCACTTGCTTGTAATGGCTCATGATGTTACAGTTGGCAACGATTTTCGCCTCTTCTTCAAG GTGGTGATTTGTCTGTGGCTTCTCTCTGCCATTGGTAGCTATATTTCCTTCTGCACTCTTGTTTATATCG GGACCATCTTATCTGTTACAATACCGGCTTTGTACAGCAAATATCAAAGGAAAGTAGACAAGTGTTGCGGGTTGATTCACAGGCAATTGTCTCATCAATACAAGTTAGTTGACGAAAATGTTATAAGCAAACTCTCGTGGAGCTTATCCAAGGATAAAGACTCCTGA